In a genomic window of Festucalex cinctus isolate MCC-2025b chromosome 11, RoL_Fcin_1.0, whole genome shotgun sequence:
- the ftcdnl1 gene encoding formiminotransferase N-terminal subdomain-containing protein encodes MTATTSLGRRLVACLLNVSEARNADLVESVAKASLYDSQGVRRDGTTVLNIFNDGDYNRSVITIVASIESIREAVLSACEKACELIDMRAHLGVHPCLGAVDLIPIYPLGEDVGTEDCARESRAVAAGLTRRVPGTSVFLFGWADVPLQRGLAQRRKEMGWFKKKTPADLDGVSACGGPGHKRFGLTGVGASPYVMNCNVTIDTRDISIGRRIAAAIRESTPGGLPGVQVLALPHEGAVEIACNVESVPGVPPSVTTEPWPSFRIGAQLYSHVPASLIGARVAELAHRDGVGTKGAALVGFTPNECRGLAEVALSRGIGQFWKEQQKLRM; translated from the exons ATGACGGCCACCACTTCATTGGGAAGACGCCTGGTGGCGTGTCTGCTCAACGTGTCGGAGGCTCGCAATGCGGACTTGGTGGAAAGTGTGGCAAAGGCGTCCTTATACGACTCTCAAG GCGTTCGAAGAGATGGGACCACGGTGCTGAACATCTTCAATGACGGCGACTACAACCGCTCCGTCATCACAATTGTGGCCAGTATTGAGTCCATCC GGGAGGCCGTCTTGTCCGCCTGCGAGAAAGCCTGTGAGCTGATTGACATGCGCGCCCACTTGGGGGTCCACCCGTGTTTGGGCGCCGTGGACCTCATCCCCATTTACCCCTTGGGGGAGGACGTGGGAACCGAGGACTGCGCTCGAGAGTCTCGCG CCGTGGCTGCGGGTCTCACCCGGCGAGTCCCGGGCACCAGCGTCTTCCTGTTTGGCTGGGCCGACGTCCCGCTTCAGCGGGGGCTGGCGCAGAGGAGGAAGGAGATGGGCTGGTTCAAGAAGAAGACGCCGGCGGACTTGGACGGCGTCTCGGCCTGCGGCGGACCCGGGCACAAACGCTTTGGACTCACCG GCGTCGGGGCCAGTCCTTACGTGATGAACTGCAACGTGACTATCGACACCCGAGACATCAGCATCGGACGGCGCATCGCCGCTGCCATCAGGGAGTCAACACCGGGGGGTCTCCCGGGGGTCCAGGTCCTCGCTTTGCCACACGAGGGCGCCGTGGAGATCGCTTGCAACGTGGAGAGCGTGCCGGGGGTTCCGCCGAGCGTGACGACGGAACCCTGGCCGTCCTTCCGCATCGGCGCTCAGCTGTACTCTCACGTTCCGGCTTCTCTCATCGGCGCCAGGGTTGCCGAGCTGGCGCACAGGGACGGGGTCGGCACCAAGGGCGCCGCCTTGGTGGGATTCACCCCCAACGAGTGTCGGGGCTTGGCCGAGGTGGCGCTGTCTCGAGGGATTGGCCAATTTTGGAAAGAGCAGCAAAAGTTGCGcatgtga
- the c11h2orf69 gene encoding mitochondrial protein C2orf69 homolog, whose translation MTTTTVAPSSSPASSSRLVGLSKGPSAQRLHKLLAVPGCKSNMLNDLLLLRPGDGHDSQADSSSKHVVFFHGDIQNFQEAMSSQPECAQWLAWSLEQVGVMLARRFPGHHVWVVRASRMYLHKFSSYRNFVESNMFGAPQHAPYSPDGGALRHLRSLLIHGMVRAGLPNSIQPPAYACTGKTARFSLTLVGFSKGCVVLNQVVHELGGALADPRLSDFAGSLSDMFWLDGGHPGGSETWVTDRKLLGQLATSGIGVHTHVTPYEVRDPTRAWVGREHACFVKTLEEFGARLYDKLHFVDEPPSIENHFRVIQEF comes from the exons atgacgactactacggTGGCGCCGTCCTCCTCTCCGGCGTCGAGCAGCCGCCTGGTCGGACTCTCCAAAGGTCCGAGCGCGCAGAGGCTGCACAAGCTGCTGGCCGTGCCCGGGTGCAAATCCAACATGCTCAACGATCTGCTCCTCCTACGGCCTGGAGATGGACACGATTCACAGGCAGACAGCAGCAGCAAGCATGTGGTGTTTTTCCACGGGGACATTCAG AACTTCCAGGAGGCGATGTCGTCGCAGCCCGAGTGCGCCCAGTGGCTGGCGTGGAGTCTGGAGCAGGTGGGCGTCATGCTGGCCCGCCGCTTCCCCGGGCACCACGTGTGGGTGGTGCGCGCCTCCCGCATGTACCTGCACAAGTTCAGCAGCTACCGCAACTTTGTGGAGAGCAACATGTTCGGCGCCCCCCAGCACGCCCCGTATTCGCCCGACGGCGGAGCGCTGCGCCACCTCAG GTCTCTGCTGATCCACGGGATGGTGCGAGCCGGACTGCCAAACAGCATCCAGCCTCCGGCCTACGCCTGCACCGGCAAAACGGCCAGGTTCTCCCTGACCCTGGTGGGCTTCAGTAAAGGCTGCGTGGTCCTCAACCAGGTGGTCCACGAGCTGGGCGGCGCCCTGGCCGACCCGCGCCTGTCGGACTTTGCGGGAAGCCTTTCGGACATGTTCTGGCTGGACGGCGGCCACCCGGGGGGAAGCGAGACCTGGGTGACGGACAGGAAGCTGCTGGGTCAGCTGGCCACCAGCGGGATCGGGGTCCACACCCACGTCACGCCGTACGAGGTCCGAGACCCCACGCGGGCCTGGGTGGGCCGGGAGCACGCGTGTTTCGTGAAGACCCTGGAGGAGTTTGGGGCGCGCCTGTACGATAAACTCCATTTTGTGGACGAACCGCCGTCCATCGAAAACCACTTTCGGGTCATTCAGGAATTCTGA
- the stk17b gene encoding serine/threonine-protein kinase 17B yields MSRRRLDSRGGSAGLLSESHTPISADPLDAVFEVTGELGRGKFAVVKRCVEKATGKVFAAKFLRKRRRGRDCRVEVVHEMAVLETARNNPRVVNLHAAYETDHDIVLVLEYAAGGEIFDQCACDELLPEAHITRLIRQMLEGVHHLHQSNLVHLDLKPQNILLTSLSPPGDIKIVDFGLARRLGAVGELREILGTPEYVAPEILNYEPITTSTDLWSVGVIAYMLVTGESPFAGDDKQETYLNVSQVNVDYSREAFSRVSELAVDFIRKLLVKAPEDRPSAAECFGHPWLWQHHQQPHGGPESTPVRAAARERSCGAKWAVPPPEDKENFLESSSAPSHFHAKRSRLDDEALLGDGDL; encoded by the exons ATGTCTCGGAGGCGGTTGGACAGCCGTGGCGGGTCCGCCGGACTCCTGTCCGAAAGTCACACGCCAATCAGCGCCGACCCTCTGGACGCTGTGTTCGAAGTCACCGGCGAGTTGGGAAG GGGCAAGTTTGCGGTGGTGAAGCGCTGCGTGGAGAAAGCCACGGGCAAGGTGTTCGCCGCCAAGTTCCTGCGCAAAAGGAGGCGGGGCCGCGACTGCCGGGTCGAGGTGGTCCATGAGATGGCCGTCCTGGAGACGGCCCGCAATAACCCCAGGGTGGTCAACCTGCACGCCGCTTACGAGACGGACCACGACATCGTCCTCGTGCTGGAGTA CGCGGCAGGCGGCGAGATATTTGACCAGTGCGCGTGTGACGAGCTGCTGCCCGAGGCCCACATCACCCGACTCATCCGGCAAATGCTGGAGGGGGTTCACCACCTCCACCAGAGCAACCTGGTGCACTTGGACCTCAAG CCCCAGAATATCCTCCTGACCAGCCTTTCCCCGCCCGGCGACATCAAAATTGTAGACTTTGGCCTGGCACGCAGATTGGGCGCGGTCGGGGAGCTCCGAGAGATTCTTGGCACACCTGAGTATGTGg CGCCCGAAATCCTGAATTATGAGCCCATCACAACATCCACGGATCTTTG GAGCGTGGGCGTGATCGCCTACATGCTAGTGACGGGCGAGTCCCCGTTTGCCGGCGACGACAAGCAGGAGACGTACCTGAACGTGTCCCAGGTCAACGTGGACTACAGCCGTGAGGCCTTCTCCAGAGTTTCCGAGCTGGCCGTCGACTTTATACGCAAGCTGCTGGTCAAAGCGCCCGA AGACCGCCCCAGCGCGGCCGAGTGCTTCGGCCACCCTTGGCTGTGGCAGCATCATCAGCAGCCGCATGGCGGGCCCGAGTCGACGCCTGTCCGCGCCGCCGCCCGTGAGCGGAGCTGCGGCGCCAAGTGGGCGGTGCCTCCGCCCGAGGACAAGGAGAACTTCCTGGAATCGTCGTCGGCTCCGTCACATTTCCACGCCAAACGCTCCCGCTTGGACGACGAGGCGCTTCTCGGAGACGGTGACTtgtga